Sequence from the Flavobacterium sp. J372 genome:
TGCCCGAAATGTCAAAACCATTCCAGTTGCCCACCAGTACGCCCCAGCCTTCGCGGCATATTGCTGTACCGTCAAAACTCCAGCGCAGCATTTTTGCCGTATCATATTTCTTACCCTGCTCTGCACTTATCCTCGCAGCGAGGTATGCGCCGAAAGGCATCAGCAGTTCATACGTAGGGTTTTGGGAATTTGCCTCAAGAGCCGATAATGCTGATAGTGCCCCTTGAAGATACTTTTCATCCCCAAATTTCTTGTATGCCGAATATAGCACCCATGCATGGCCTGCTGCCGCATCGGGCTGTATGCAAATGTTGTTTTTCATTGGCGTCATCTTCCCGTAATCAAAGTACGAGTAGTCGTAATTGCCTTTCAGTATTTTATCAGCCTCGTAAAATTTATTGGCGATTGTCCTGGCCAGGCTATCAAGTCCGGGCTCGTTTGGGTATTTGTCATAAATCGCATAGAATAAAAGGTTGGGGTACACATCATACCACCAGTCGCGCCCGTAGCCACCACCCAGCAAAGCCACTTCAGGTGCGGTGTTGTTCATCATGATGTTCCAGCCGGTATCTTTATTAAAGTAGTTTTTCAGCATAGCTACATAGTTGCGGCCATCCTGTTTTGTTTTATCAACACCTACAAGTGTGGCACCAAGAGTTGCACCCATGGTTGCCAGCGCTTCATGAAACATGCCTTTATTGGCAGTTCCCTGCCTGACGTCACCCATTGCGGTATAGATACCTACAACATCCTGCGGGAAGTTTTTTTGTGATTTGTCAACCCACACCAATGGCCAGTTTTTGCCTTTCGAGTTAAAATTATACACGGTGGCATCAAAATCTTTAGCCAGTTGGTTGTAATTTATTATACCAAACGGTTTTGGCAGGTCGGGCATTTGATTTACACGCTCAACCGGCTGTTGTTTAACCTGTGCACTTGCATGAAGGGATATAAGCAAAAAAAGCAGTGCACAGGACCTAAAATATTTTTTCATAATGAAATGTTAATTCTTAAACGATGTTGGCCGCGGTTTCTTCTAAAACTTTGGTGTCTTCAATGTCTTCTTTTTCCGGAAAGATGTTATTGCCTTCTGCAATAATTTTTTTACTGATGGAAATAGAGCAAAGCTGCAAAAGTGCAATTATGCCTATTGCGTATCGTAGTGCAAAATCTTCTGACACGGCAAAGTACAACACTAAAAAAGTTCCTGCCCCAAGCAATCTCCCGGCGTAAAGTCCTGATTCATGGTTAAGTATGTATGCAAACTCTCCACGTTTTTCTATTCTTGAAACGATATCTATAACCCGTAGCTGGATAGGAAAGTAGGCAAGGTCCATCAATGGTTTTGCAATAAGCAGCAGCAACAGGAATACAATTACGCTGGTCTGGTCAAACCATAACCCGTTGAGGCAGGCGCCTATAGCAAAAAGGATAAGGCCGGCAGAGAAGGTCTTAACACGATCTGATGGTTTGGAAAACCTGCCTATGAAATAAATAATGATTGCTGCCAGTATTGCACCAATTGACTGTGCATTGCCAAGTGCTCCTTCTTCACCTAAAAGCTTAAATATCAGCATTGCAGGGGCTGTAACTAGAAATCCCTGCGCCAGGCCTTTGAACATTGCCAGCGAGAGTAATTTGTACCATAGCGGGTGAAATTTAAAAAAAATATACTTTTTCTGTACCGGATTTTTAAAATCTCCCCTAAAGCAAACCACTGATGCTAAGAATGTTATAATAAACACAACACCTGTAATGATGAGATAGGCATTGTGTTTATCTGTCTCTCCGTTTTTTGATTGAATGAACCAGCCGATAGCAGCCGGGACAATGATTGCGATGATTGTATATATAAATGTTTCAAGCCCGTAGTAATAGTTGCGGTTATCATCATTCGTCACTGCTACAGCGAGATAGTCACGATTAGACCAGTATAGCCCAAATGATAGCCCCATAATTATACCCGCCACACCGATACCGAACATATCAAGGGTTTTCAGCGACATCATGATGATCATGGAGACACCGCTAAGCATCATGCCAATTGAATATAATGTTTTTATATTCATGTGTTTAAGCAGAAAACCGTTTACCAGAAATGTTATTGGAATACCTGAATAAATAGTAAGCTGGTACAACACTACCTTACTGGTATCATTAGAATTACGCATAATATATGCTGCGACAAATATATCTATGACGGGTAAAACAAGTGCATATACTAAGTTAGTAAGCACCAGTATTTTAAAATTGTGCGACTGACTTTTAAAATGATTAACTTCAGTCCGTAATTTATTCAGCATCAGTTATATTTTAAAAGTGAAAGTATTTCCTTGATAGAGAATTTCGCACCGCATACAAACTCGTCAGCCGCGCCATAATACATAGTTATTGTATCACCATCAGGCTCAACAATATGCCCATTGGTAAATACTACATTACCGAAGAACCCGCTCAACTCGTACTCTGCTGACGGAATCATTATCGGCTCTTCTGTTCTAGCCAATACCTTATACGGATCTTCCAGATCAAGCAGCAGTGCACCGAGACAGTACATATGGTTATCATTGGCGCCATGGTAAATTTCCAGCCAGCCCTTTTCTGTTTTTACAGGTGCTGCGCCGGCGCCAATCCGCTTACTGTCCCACAGGCCTTTGCGTGTAGTGGCAATGCATTTATGGTTACCCCAGTGTACACCATCCGGCGACGAAGCTATCCAAATGTAATTACCGCCAATATCTACACTGCTTGGCCGGTGCAAGGCATAGAAAAGCCCATTTATCTTTTCTTCAAAAATGGCGCAGTCTTTATTATGAGCAGGGAAGATAAGGCCTTTGTTTTCAAAAGTTTTCCAGTCTTTTGTAGTGCGCAGGCCAACTGCCACACCTAAATCAGATACCGAAGTAAATGTAAGGTAGTAAGTATCATTGATTTTAGCCACGCGGCAGTCTTCAATGCCGAACGTTTCGTGACGGCCTTCACCCACTAGTGTACCGTAACCTTCAGGCTCGTAGAAGTTTTTACCATCATCACTACACAAAAGGCGCAGGTGAGAAAGTGTTGTCAGGTAATCACTCCCTTTATAATTAATAACCCTTGCATCATCTGCAATAAGTTCCGGATCTGTTTTTTCAATTTCAATTATATTTATGTTTCCGGTTTCAGTAAGTACCGGAAAGGAAATAGTTGTATCATGCTGTTCCGGCCGTTCGGCTACCCTCACAATAATCCAGGTTTTGTCCTGAAACTCAAACACGCCGGGGTTTAAAAGGCAGGTAATCGTTAAGCCATCCCTGCTTGGTGTAAGGTCTGCAGGAGATAATAGGGGGATTTTGCGCAAAGCGTTTTGCGATGTCTTTCATTCGTAATTTATTGTAGGTTTTATTTGAATTACCCGGGCCCCGCCTTAGCATGGCCCGGGACTAACCCAAACTAACTGTAATTTAATAATCGTTTTGCGTAAGCGTACCCGCAGAAGCATCAATTTCTGATTGTGGAATAGGGTAGAGCATATGCTTAGGCTGGAAGTTTTTACCGTGTGCCTGGAGAACCTGCTGCGCAATGCCCCATCGCTTCAGGTCAAGCAAACGTTGGTTTTCAAACCCGAGCTCAACCCTCCGTTCATGTATAAGCCATGCTTTTACCTGTGCAGGGTCATTGCTAGCAGGCCTGTCCGGTAGCGTACCTGCAGGTGGTATATTACCATTTGCATCAACACCATTACGCGCCCTTTGCCTTATCTGGTTAATTATTGCAATGGCACCTGCCTGGTCTCCCTGCTCGTGGAGCGCTTCAGCCTTCCAAAGCAATACA
This genomic interval carries:
- a CDS encoding MFS transporter, whose translation is MLNKLRTEVNHFKSQSHNFKILVLTNLVYALVLPVIDIFVAAYIMRNSNDTSKVVLYQLTIYSGIPITFLVNGFLLKHMNIKTLYSIGMMLSGVSMIIMMSLKTLDMFGIGVAGIIMGLSFGLYWSNRDYLAVAVTNDDNRNYYYGLETFIYTIIAIIVPAAIGWFIQSKNGETDKHNAYLIITGVVFIITFLASVVCFRGDFKNPVQKKYIFFKFHPLWYKLLSLAMFKGLAQGFLVTAPAMLIFKLLGEEGALGNAQSIGAILAAIIIYFIGRFSKPSDRVKTFSAGLILFAIGACLNGLWFDQTSVIVFLLLLLIAKPLMDLAYFPIQLRVIDIVSRIEKRGEFAYILNHESGLYAGRLLGAGTFLVLYFAVSEDFALRYAIGIIALLQLCSISISKKIIAEGNNIFPEKEDIEDTKVLEETAANIV
- a CDS encoding glycoside hydrolase family 130 protein — encoded protein: MRKIPLLSPADLTPSRDGLTITCLLNPGVFEFQDKTWIIVRVAERPEQHDTTISFPVLTETGNINIIEIEKTDPELIADDARVINYKGSDYLTTLSHLRLLCSDDGKNFYEPEGYGTLVGEGRHETFGIEDCRVAKINDTYYLTFTSVSDLGVAVGLRTTKDWKTFENKGLIFPAHNKDCAIFEEKINGLFYALHRPSSVDIGGNYIWIASSPDGVHWGNHKCIATTRKGLWDSKRIGAGAAPVKTEKGWLEIYHGANDNHMYCLGALLLDLEDPYKVLARTEEPIMIPSAEYELSGFFGNVVFTNGHIVEPDGDTITMYYGAADEFVCGAKFSIKEILSLLKYN